A window of the Desulforapulum autotrophicum HRM2 genome harbors these coding sequences:
- a CDS encoding secondary thiamine-phosphate synthase enzyme YjbQ — MQISVKTHARTEMIEITSQVRRVAEESGIKNGLVHVFSLHTTGAVTINENADPDVEQDILSTINRVIPWDDHFKHLEGNSAAHIKVSLFGPSELIALEEGSLVLGTWQGIFFCEFDGPRNRQVNVKILADL, encoded by the coding sequence ATGCAGATTAGCGTCAAAACCCATGCCCGAACAGAAATGATCGAAATCACCTCCCAGGTGCGCCGTGTGGCTGAAGAATCCGGGATTAAAAATGGTCTTGTCCATGTTTTTTCCCTGCACACCACAGGAGCCGTTACCATTAACGAGAATGCCGACCCTGACGTTGAACAAGATATTCTATCCACTATTAACCGGGTGATTCCCTGGGATGATCATTTCAAGCATTTGGAAGGAAATTCTGCAGCCCACATCAAGGTCAGTCTTTTTGGACCTTCTGAATTGATCGCCCTTGAGGAGGGTTCACTGGTCCTTGGAACCTGGCAGGGAATATTTTTCTGCGAATTTGATGGTCCGAGAAATCGGCAGGTTAATGTGAAAATTCTGGCCGATTTATAG
- a CDS encoding tetratricopeptide repeat protein, translating into MARRHLNMITIFFWIILLLSACTSEKEKAGDYLSSGKTYFDQKAFDKAKIQLMNAVKSNPESVEAHKLLAMTYLNLGDGQEAFKEYLRLEQMEPGNVETLNRLAAFFLAGKKQPEAERRINTVLEKEPNNIEARYLEAGLLALKRESVETLIERYQKILEIDPSQTKALLSLSRLYMVDKKVDLAGESIKKALSIEPENTQIYATLYFFYLSQKDLDAAEKTLKALVDKKPGTPEPLIMLAGFYAGRQSFQQAEETFLKAIDLNPNHVKARMLLARLYNATGREDQAEAQMQKALEIEPENVAVKNTYAEFYILHRKNKEAETLVDEILEQRPNYSPARELKGKLLALKKDYDGAISIFRDLVQEEPDSPKFNFLLGSALLEKGKVDQAMASLSEALEKKPDFHQARYLYATIHFKKGDLAQAEREISKVLKALPRHYNSNILLGNINMAKGESDKAAAIFKSMLTLDPKRPEALVGLGRLFGIKRDNEASLSYFEQALAIAPDQMDVFSNVIAILVSQKKIDQAQERCDKRLKAENITPLTEAILFNIKANLYLTAKDFTKAEDFFKKAIASDPQFIQPYLSLTSLLKFQSRTDEAITEYKALIKKRPELAAPENLLATLFDEKGEFDLAETHYKRALEIDKDFIPALNNLAYLYAQQDKDLNMALDLAQRAKQESANTPAIMDTLGWVYFKKELYDMAIAEFKGAIEKDPENPMFHYHLGLGYNKKWDYANARTSLERALEIDKNFKESQMARDILAQLK; encoded by the coding sequence ATGGCTCGCCGTCACCTTAACATGATCACCATTTTTTTCTGGATCATTCTTCTTTTATCAGCCTGCACGTCTGAAAAAGAAAAAGCAGGGGATTACCTGTCGTCGGGTAAAACCTATTTTGACCAGAAGGCATTTGACAAGGCAAAAATACAGCTGATGAATGCGGTCAAATCAAACCCGGAATCCGTTGAGGCCCACAAACTTCTGGCCATGACCTATTTAAATCTTGGAGACGGCCAGGAGGCATTCAAGGAATACCTGAGACTCGAACAGATGGAACCCGGCAATGTTGAAACGCTGAACCGGCTGGCAGCCTTTTTCCTTGCAGGAAAAAAACAGCCTGAAGCAGAACGCAGAATCAATACCGTTCTTGAAAAAGAACCGAACAATATTGAGGCCCGATACCTTGAAGCAGGACTGCTTGCCCTGAAACGAGAAAGCGTTGAAACCCTGATCGAACGCTACCAAAAGATTCTTGAAATCGATCCCAGCCAGACAAAGGCCCTTCTCAGTCTCTCCAGGCTGTACATGGTTGATAAAAAAGTTGACCTGGCTGGGGAGAGCATCAAAAAAGCCTTATCAATTGAACCTGAGAATACCCAAATCTACGCGACATTATACTTTTTTTATCTTTCTCAAAAGGACCTTGACGCTGCTGAAAAAACCCTTAAAGCCCTTGTCGATAAAAAGCCAGGCACCCCTGAACCCCTGATCATGCTGGCCGGTTTTTATGCAGGCAGGCAATCGTTTCAGCAGGCAGAAGAGACCTTTTTAAAGGCCATTGACCTCAATCCGAACCATGTAAAGGCCCGAATGCTTCTTGCCAGGCTTTACAACGCCACAGGCAGAGAAGACCAGGCCGAAGCTCAAATGCAAAAAGCCCTTGAAATTGAACCGGAAAACGTGGCTGTGAAAAATACCTATGCAGAGTTTTACATACTCCACCGGAAAAACAAAGAGGCAGAGACTCTGGTGGATGAGATCCTTGAACAAAGGCCCAATTATTCGCCTGCCCGGGAGTTGAAAGGTAAACTTCTGGCTTTGAAAAAAGATTATGACGGGGCGATCTCCATATTCCGGGACCTTGTCCAGGAAGAACCCGATTCTCCCAAGTTTAACTTTCTGCTGGGTTCAGCCCTGCTTGAAAAAGGTAAGGTAGACCAGGCCATGGCCTCACTATCAGAGGCATTGGAAAAAAAACCCGACTTTCACCAGGCCAGGTATTTGTACGCAACCATCCATTTTAAAAAAGGGGACCTTGCCCAGGCAGAAAGGGAAATCTCAAAGGTACTCAAAGCTTTACCCCGGCACTACAACTCAAACATCTTACTTGGAAACATTAACATGGCCAAGGGAGAATCGGATAAGGCAGCGGCAATTTTTAAATCCATGTTAACCCTTGATCCCAAAAGACCCGAAGCCCTGGTGGGTCTTGGAAGACTTTTCGGGATAAAAAGGGACAATGAAGCCTCCCTGTCTTACTTTGAACAGGCCCTTGCCATAGCCCCAGACCAGATGGATGTTTTTTCAAACGTGATTGCCATTCTGGTGTCCCAGAAAAAAATCGACCAGGCCCAGGAGCGATGCGACAAAAGATTGAAGGCAGAAAACATCACCCCTCTAACAGAGGCGATACTCTTCAACATAAAGGCCAACCTCTATTTGACAGCAAAAGATTTCACCAAAGCTGAAGATTTTTTTAAAAAAGCCATCGCAAGTGATCCGCAATTCATCCAGCCCTATCTATCCCTTACAAGCCTTTTAAAATTCCAGTCCCGGACGGATGAAGCCATCACCGAATACAAGGCACTGATCAAGAAAAGGCCTGAACTTGCCGCGCCTGAAAATTTACTTGCAACCCTTTTCGATGAAAAAGGAGAGTTTGACCTTGCTGAAACCCACTATAAACGAGCCCTTGAAATAGATAAGGACTTTATCCCGGCCCTGAACAACCTTGCATACCTCTATGCCCAGCAGGATAAAGACCTTAACATGGCCCTGGACCTTGCCCAAAGGGCAAAGCAAGAAAGCGCAAACACCCCTGCCATCATGGACACCCTGGGGTGGGTTTACTTTAAAAAAGAGCTCTATGACATGGCCATTGCCGAATTTAAGGGAGCCATTGAAAAGGATCCGGAAAATCCCATGTTTCACTACCACCTGGGTCTTGGTTACAACAAAAAATGGGACTATGCAAACGCCAGAACTTCCCTTGAACGTGCCCTTGAAATCGACAAAAATTTTAAAGAGAGTCAAATGGCCAGGGACATACTGGCACAGCTCAAATAG
- a CDS encoding alpha-ketoacid dehydrogenase subunit beta: MSQTTFGQALNQALTIAMEIDDNVFIAGEGVGVSIHQDPNRATQGLLEKFGRRRVKDTPVSEAAIAGLGVGAACMGLRPVVEIMFFPFITLASDMLVNHAGKLRYMSGGKSSFPLTVRVKAGVGFGAGSQHSHNLESWIAHSPGLKIVWPSTPEDAKGLLLSAIFDPDPVIVVEEMMLNRMPGEVLPGDIRTPLGKARMVCLGTDCTLVAYGAALYTVMEALKTLHELGISCEVIDLRSLVPLDKHTVLDSVCKTGRLVVVHEANQFCGFGAEIAAMVADEAFEALKGPVKRVGAPQIPVPAAPTHERLFKPGPEDVVLAVRQTMKK; encoded by the coding sequence ATGAGTCAAACGACATTTGGACAGGCCTTGAACCAGGCCCTTACCATTGCCATGGAAATTGATGACAACGTATTCATCGCAGGTGAAGGTGTGGGGGTTTCCATTCACCAGGACCCCAACCGGGCCACCCAGGGACTTCTTGAAAAATTTGGACGGCGCCGGGTAAAGGACACCCCGGTCAGTGAAGCTGCCATTGCAGGGCTCGGGGTGGGCGCTGCGTGCATGGGCCTGCGGCCCGTGGTGGAAATCATGTTTTTTCCATTCATCACCCTGGCAAGCGACATGCTGGTCAACCATGCCGGCAAGCTGCGTTATATGAGCGGCGGGAAATCAAGCTTCCCCCTGACGGTAAGGGTCAAGGCGGGTGTCGGCTTTGGTGCCGGGAGCCAGCACTCCCACAACCTTGAATCCTGGATCGCCCACAGCCCAGGCCTGAAAATCGTCTGGCCATCAACGCCGGAAGATGCCAAGGGGCTGCTTCTGAGCGCCATATTTGACCCGGACCCGGTCATCGTGGTCGAGGAGATGATGCTCAATCGAATGCCTGGTGAGGTGTTGCCCGGCGACATTCGTACGCCCCTTGGCAAAGCCCGCATGGTCTGCCTGGGAACAGACTGCACCCTGGTGGCCTATGGCGCAGCCCTGTACACGGTAATGGAGGCGCTTAAAACCTTGCACGAATTGGGAATTTCCTGTGAGGTGATTGATCTGCGTTCCCTTGTGCCCCTGGACAAACATACTGTCCTTGACTCTGTTTGCAAAACAGGTCGCCTGGTCGTGGTCCACGAGGCCAACCAATTCTGTGGATTTGGTGCCGAAATTGCCGCCATGGTAGCAGACGAGGCCTTTGAAGCCCTGAAAGGCCCGGTCAAACGGGTGGGTGCGCCCCAGATTCCTGTGCCAGCAGCACCCACCCATGAGCGGCTGTTTAAACCAGGCCCTGAAGACGTGGTCCTGGCCGTCAGGCAAACAATGAAAAAATAA
- a CDS encoding glycerol-3-phosphate dehydrogenase/oxidase: protein MKRKKMINVLNDSSRRWDMIIIGGGATGLGSGVDAASRGYSTLVLEQADFAEATSSRSTKLVHGGVRYLQQGNIALVMEALKERGILLKNAPHLVYNQAFVVPDYRWWERPFYGIGLKLYDALAGQLGFGPSRILSKIETLERIPTLKTDGLKGGVIYHDGQFDDARLAVTLARTMEDLGQFPVNHMKVESLIKDNNGFIRGVTARDQITGQTYALKSKVVINATGIFVDSIRRMDDDDSINMISPSQGIHLILDRSFAPGDSAIMVPHTDDGRVIFIVPWHDRVIVGTTDTPIKEPIMEPVPFPDEITFLLTHAARYLSKIPTKTDVLSVFAGIRPLISGEHAQGNTSFLSRDHHLTISPTGLVSIAGGKWTTYRKMAEDTIDNAARLANLMFRPSGTQTLHLHGWTREADIRDHMHVYGSQADEIKELALALPDLAQPLHKKLPYTGVEVVWAVRHEYALTLADVLSRRTRSLLLDARVSMEIAPRVAAIMAEELKKDQSWEDNQVHDYLELAKNYIPS from the coding sequence ATGAAGCGCAAAAAAATGATCAACGTATTAAATGATTCATCCAGGCGATGGGATATGATCATCATCGGCGGCGGAGCCACAGGGCTTGGCTCAGGGGTGGATGCCGCATCAAGGGGATACAGTACCCTTGTCCTTGAACAGGCGGACTTTGCAGAGGCAACCTCAAGCCGGAGCACCAAGCTGGTCCACGGTGGTGTTCGCTATCTCCAGCAGGGAAACATTGCCCTTGTCATGGAGGCGTTAAAGGAAAGGGGTATTTTGCTCAAAAATGCTCCCCACCTGGTGTACAACCAGGCCTTTGTGGTTCCAGACTACAGATGGTGGGAACGCCCCTTTTATGGTATTGGCCTGAAACTTTACGATGCGCTGGCAGGCCAACTGGGATTTGGACCCTCCCGGATTTTATCAAAAATAGAGACCCTGGAACGGATCCCCACCCTTAAAACCGACGGTCTAAAGGGTGGTGTAATCTATCATGACGGCCAGTTTGACGATGCCAGGCTTGCAGTCACCCTTGCCCGAACCATGGAGGATCTGGGCCAGTTCCCCGTCAACCACATGAAGGTGGAATCCCTGATTAAGGACAACAATGGATTTATCAGGGGGGTCACGGCCCGGGACCAGATCACAGGACAAACCTACGCCCTTAAATCAAAGGTGGTGATCAATGCCACGGGCATCTTTGTGGACTCCATCCGCAGGATGGACGATGACGACTCGATCAACATGATCTCTCCCAGCCAGGGAATTCACCTTATCCTTGACCGATCCTTTGCCCCTGGGGATTCGGCCATCATGGTGCCCCACACGGACGACGGCCGGGTAATTTTTATTGTGCCCTGGCATGACCGTGTCATTGTCGGAACCACCGACACCCCCATCAAGGAACCGATCATGGAACCGGTTCCCTTTCCAGATGAGATCACCTTCCTTTTGACCCATGCGGCACGTTATCTTTCCAAGATTCCCACGAAAACGGATGTGTTGAGTGTGTTTGCCGGAATTCGACCGCTGATCTCAGGGGAGCATGCCCAGGGAAACACCTCTTTTCTGTCAAGGGACCATCACCTGACCATCTCCCCAACGGGCCTTGTGAGCATTGCCGGTGGGAAATGGACCACCTACCGAAAAATGGCCGAGGATACAATAGATAATGCGGCCCGCCTTGCAAACCTGATGTTTCGGCCATCTGGAACCCAGACGCTTCACCTCCACGGCTGGACCCGGGAAGCTGACATCAGGGACCACATGCATGTCTACGGCAGCCAGGCTGATGAGATAAAAGAACTTGCCCTGGCGTTGCCCGATCTTGCCCAACCCCTGCATAAAAAGCTGCCCTACACCGGGGTTGAGGTGGTCTGGGCCGTTCGCCATGAATATGCATTGACCCTTGCAGACGTGCTTTCCAGAAGAACCCGTTCCCTGCTCCTTGATGCCCGGGTCAGTATGGAAATTGCGCCCCGGGTGGCCGCAATCATGGCAGAAGAGTTGAAAAAAGACCAGTCCTGGGAAGACAACCAAGTCCATGATTACTTGGAGCTTGCAAAAAATTATATTCCGAGTTAG
- a CDS encoding patatin-like phospholipase family protein, producing the protein MINNDDQGRLDHLQDLIRFLATVPLFSSIPLIHIQETAQLFQTVEYKKDDVICRQGEPGDTMYIIRSGVVCIYGENPGGPIYLSDLRRGDFFGEMALLSDTPRSATAKVALDAVLFYLLKKDFQALLARNKSMGLFLSRFYARRMSLAHEGPGKSRTPKFYAVSATHSGLGLSHFLYSVCFHVATESVKRVLVVEPHLELSQAMNRLGLFHCPCPDPGLFRLLSPGIYREKDFHWFRHGAGFLVLQVKQGFSERLCTALPHLMEGFRDRFDLILFSLSHHLNKLERLLIRLCDKNYVLINNTQEALERVRDRLALVDQIAGPGLDRVRVGVSHLSGTWGVPRKQLKQTLKLSETPRIWVDRSQAAFGMEIDMEKKMPIQGARAVAREIAGVRVGLALGAGAARGWAHLGVLKVLEEEKIPIDMIAGTSMGALVGGIYAARASLDHLKKVTIDRFTSKKVAQRKIFDYTLPFQGLLRGRKAMQLVANAVDHADFMDLLIPAYFVGVDILNGEEVLLEEGDVAGAIRASLSIPAIFVPFFHRGRWMVDGGLLNPVPVDILEQKGADHLIAVCVESQGQSSATSCKKPSVLKVISRTISIVHGRAINSFSKAADVVIYPDVQGFAWDDFHRGETLMQRGCEACHRAMDEIKRCLADSGGA; encoded by the coding sequence ATGATTAACAACGATGATCAGGGTCGCTTGGATCACCTCCAGGATCTTATACGGTTTCTTGCAACGGTCCCCCTTTTTTCTTCAATTCCCCTGATTCACATCCAGGAGACAGCACAGCTGTTTCAAACCGTTGAATATAAAAAAGATGACGTCATCTGCCGCCAGGGAGAACCTGGTGATACCATGTATATCATAAGGTCAGGGGTGGTCTGCATCTATGGTGAAAACCCTGGGGGACCGATCTATCTTTCAGATTTGAGACGGGGAGATTTTTTTGGTGAGATGGCCCTTTTGTCTGACACGCCCAGGAGTGCAACGGCAAAGGTGGCCCTTGATGCAGTGCTCTTTTATCTGTTAAAAAAAGATTTCCAGGCACTGTTGGCCAGGAATAAAAGCATGGGGCTTTTTTTGAGTAGGTTTTATGCACGGCGGATGTCCCTTGCCCATGAGGGGCCAGGCAAATCACGGACACCGAAGTTTTATGCCGTCTCAGCAACCCATTCCGGTCTTGGGCTGTCACACTTTCTCTATTCAGTCTGTTTTCACGTTGCCACTGAATCGGTTAAAAGGGTACTGGTGGTGGAACCCCATCTTGAATTATCCCAGGCCATGAACCGCCTCGGGCTTTTCCATTGTCCCTGTCCTGACCCCGGGCTGTTTCGCCTTTTATCGCCTGGAATTTACAGGGAAAAAGATTTTCACTGGTTCAGGCATGGTGCTGGTTTTCTTGTGCTCCAGGTTAAACAGGGGTTTTCTGAACGTTTGTGCACAGCCCTTCCCCATCTCATGGAGGGATTCAGGGATCGGTTTGACCTGATTCTTTTCAGCCTCTCCCACCACCTGAATAAACTTGAACGGCTTTTAATTCGCCTGTGCGATAAAAATTATGTACTCATAAACAATACCCAGGAGGCCCTGGAAAGGGTACGGGACCGTCTTGCCCTTGTTGATCAGATTGCAGGACCCGGGCTTGACAGGGTAAGGGTCGGGGTCAGTCATCTTTCAGGTACCTGGGGGGTCCCCAGAAAACAGCTTAAACAGACCCTCAAACTTTCTGAAACCCCCAGGATATGGGTGGATCGTTCCCAGGCGGCCTTTGGAATGGAAATTGACATGGAAAAAAAAATGCCCATTCAAGGTGCCAGAGCCGTTGCAAGGGAGATTGCCGGTGTCCGTGTGGGTCTTGCCCTGGGGGCAGGGGCGGCAAGGGGGTGGGCACATCTTGGTGTTTTAAAGGTCCTGGAAGAGGAGAAAATTCCCATTGACATGATTGCAGGAACCAGCATGGGTGCCCTTGTGGGAGGTATCTATGCTGCCAGGGCGTCCCTGGATCATTTAAAAAAAGTCACCATTGACCGTTTTACCTCAAAAAAAGTTGCCCAGAGAAAAATTTTTGATTATACCCTTCCTTTCCAGGGGTTGCTGAGGGGACGTAAGGCCATGCAGCTTGTGGCAAACGCAGTTGACCATGCCGATTTCATGGACCTTTTAATTCCTGCCTATTTTGTCGGGGTCGATATTTTAAACGGCGAGGAGGTTCTTCTGGAGGAGGGAGACGTGGCTGGAGCCATACGGGCAAGCCTCTCCATTCCCGCCATCTTTGTTCCTTTTTTTCACCGGGGAAGATGGATGGTGGACGGCGGCCTTCTCAACCCCGTTCCCGTGGACATTCTCGAACAAAAAGGGGCGGATCATCTCATTGCCGTGTGTGTGGAAAGCCAGGGTCAGAGCAGTGCCACAAGCTGCAAAAAACCGAGTGTGCTCAAGGTCATTTCAAGGACCATCAGCATTGTCCATGGCCGAGCCATTAACAGTTTTTCCAAGGCGGCCGATGTTGTGATCTATCCAGACGTCCAGGGATTTGCCTGGGACGATTTCCATAGGGGCGAAACCCTTATGCAAAGGGGATGTGAGGCCTGTCACAGGGCAATGGATGAGATTAAAAGGTGTCTGGCCGATTCTGGAGGGGCTTAG
- a CDS encoding hybrid sensor histidine kinase/response regulator, whose translation MNEWTIVLIDDEPDIREVVSLVLKDAGFAVETADNGRAGIELCESVCPQIVITDIRMPGLDGIGVLEHLKKKFPDMEVIVITAFGELDLAIRALQLDASDFITKPVSDQAIHLALKRAMERYRSRQQLKDYARFLEQENINQAKLMHRDKLISLGRLSASVVHEINNPLAGILNYAKLMIKMLKQGELDDQRRIRFAAHLNLVASEAERISTIVSSLLTFSRKNEFTITPVSMDELVERSLVLARHRLELSGIELCVHVEKEIPLFRGDFNLLQQCLINLIFNGIDAMEGGGRLGVSAAFCPESKKVSLKVSDSGTGIDAGNLEHIYEPFFTTKDEGHGVGLGLSIVFGIMERHGGGVTVDSTPGRGSTFTLEIPV comes from the coding sequence ATGAATGAATGGACGATTGTTTTAATTGACGATGAACCCGATATCAGGGAGGTGGTATCCCTTGTATTAAAGGATGCCGGGTTTGCCGTGGAAACCGCCGACAATGGCCGGGCCGGAATCGAACTGTGTGAGTCCGTCTGCCCCCAGATTGTAATCACGGATATCCGAATGCCGGGATTGGACGGGATTGGTGTCCTCGAACACCTTAAAAAAAAATTTCCAGACATGGAGGTGATTGTGATCACGGCCTTTGGTGAGCTTGATCTGGCCATCCGTGCCCTTCAATTGGATGCCTCGGATTTTATCACCAAGCCGGTTTCAGACCAGGCCATTCACCTTGCCTTGAAACGGGCCATGGAGCGTTACCGGTCAAGGCAGCAGCTCAAGGACTACGCCCGATTCCTTGAGCAGGAGAACATCAATCAGGCAAAGCTCATGCACCGGGATAAACTCATCTCCCTTGGGCGGTTGAGTGCCAGTGTGGTCCATGAAATCAACAATCCCCTGGCCGGCATTCTGAACTATGCAAAACTCATGATAAAGATGCTCAAACAAGGCGAACTCGACGACCAGCGAAGAATACGGTTCGCGGCCCATCTTAATCTTGTGGCGTCGGAGGCGGAAAGGATTTCAACCATCGTTTCAAGTCTTCTGACCTTTTCAAGGAAAAACGAGTTCACCATTACCCCTGTCTCCATGGATGAACTTGTGGAACGATCCCTGGTGCTGGCCCGCCACAGGCTTGAACTGTCCGGGATTGAGCTGTGCGTTCACGTTGAAAAGGAAATTCCTTTGTTCAGGGGCGATTTTAACCTGCTTCAACAATGCCTGATCAACCTTATCTTTAACGGGATAGATGCCATGGAAGGGGGCGGGCGCCTTGGGGTGTCTGCCGCCTTTTGCCCGGAATCAAAAAAGGTGTCCCTCAAGGTTAGCGATTCCGGAACCGGTATCGATGCCGGCAATCTTGAGCATATCTATGAACCGTTCTTTACGACAAAGGATGAGGGCCATGGGGTGGGCCTTGGGCTTTCCATTGTATTTGGCATCATGGAACGGCACGGGGGGGGTGTGACGGTTGATTCAACCCCGGGCAGGGGAAGTACGTTTACCCTGGAAATTCCTGTTTAA
- a CDS encoding ABC transporter ATP-binding protein translates to MDEFVLSHICKSMGAYGALTDITLAVHRGERICLLGPSGCGKTTLLRVAAGLEQPDAGDVIFQGGSIMKIPPHRRNFGMMFQDFALFPHRNIFDNIAFGLEMKKEKKAVINRRVTQMLELVNLEDYGHRRVDELSGGERQRVALARTLAPSPDLVMLDEPLGSLDRLLRERLLADLCHILTQTRVTTIFVTHDQNEAFAAADRICIMTQGQVQQIDTPEHLYNHPENLAVADFLGFQNLIAGAVDSDHGCFLTPQGRFVPDAFLPEANACDLLILPWAASPIPEHEWFKRTENRLSGRVLDLFFQGSMTRLVVKTADDQVFAFDIPPRKKLPRQGEAVFLKICSDGLRFLGKDGRLKGNKGS, encoded by the coding sequence ATGGATGAGTTTGTTTTAAGCCATATATGCAAGAGCATGGGGGCCTACGGCGCCCTTACAGACATCACCCTGGCCGTCCATAGGGGGGAGCGGATCTGTCTGCTTGGCCCCTCGGGCTGTGGCAAGACCACACTCCTGCGGGTGGCAGCAGGCCTGGAGCAACCCGATGCGGGGGATGTGATTTTCCAGGGAGGGAGCATAATGAAGATCCCCCCCCACCGGCGTAACTTTGGCATGATGTTCCAGGATTTTGCCCTTTTTCCCCATCGAAATATTTTTGACAATATCGCCTTTGGCCTTGAGATGAAAAAAGAGAAAAAGGCCGTGATCAACCGTCGGGTGACCCAGATGCTGGAACTTGTAAATCTTGAAGATTACGGCCATCGCCGGGTGGATGAGCTTTCCGGCGGAGAGCGCCAGAGAGTGGCCCTTGCAAGGACACTTGCACCGTCCCCGGACCTTGTGATGCTCGATGAACCCCTTGGCTCCCTTGACCGGCTTCTCCGGGAACGGTTGCTGGCCGATTTGTGTCACATCCTTACCCAAACCCGGGTGACCACTATTTTTGTCACCCACGATCAGAACGAAGCCTTTGCCGCGGCAGACCGCATCTGCATTATGACCCAGGGGCAGGTCCAGCAGATCGACACCCCTGAACATTTATATAACCATCCCGAGAACCTGGCGGTGGCCGACTTCCTGGGTTTCCAGAACCTGATTGCCGGGGCTGTCGATTCCGACCATGGATGTTTTTTAACCCCCCAGGGACGGTTCGTGCCTGATGCATTTTTGCCCGAAGCAAACGCCTGTGATCTTCTCATCCTGCCCTGGGCCGCAAGTCCCATTCCTGAACACGAATGGTTTAAACGGACAGAGAACCGTTTGTCTGGAAGGGTCTTGGATCTGTTTTTCCAGGGAAGTATGACGCGACTTGTGGTTAAAACAGCAGACGATCAAGTGTTTGCCTTTGACATACCACCCAGGAAGAAACTTCCCAGGCAAGGGGAAGCAGTTTTCCTCAAGATTTGTTCGGACGGGTTACGATTCCTTGGCAAGGATGGACGCTTAAAGGGGAACAAGGGTTCTTAA
- a CDS encoding thiamine pyrophosphate-dependent dehydrogenase E1 component subunit alpha — MTENQISPDLQTRLYSNMVLTRKFEEKIVALSQKPHQMPGMQILANGQEGVSTGMVSALTPEDVIVTNHRSHGHLLARGLDMNLLMAEIMAKATGINGGKAGTLHLAAPEVNILMTSTVVGAGSPLALGAAFAQQYKQEKAITVVFFGDGAAAEGSVHEAMNLAGIWKLPLLFVCENNCWAGAQRHEEHCATQHIFERAKGYGMPGQSVDGNDVEAVYSLAMEFAEHCRSGKGPALMEALTYRMRGHGEQDHQHYVDPKELEAWAARCPISRYRTKLLDRGVLDEQKIQAIDQDVNTRVALAEAFGNQSPYPGPDTLLTGLFVQPSRG, encoded by the coding sequence ATGACAGAGAACCAGATCTCCCCGGACCTTCAAACCCGGCTCTATTCAAACATGGTCCTGACACGCAAATTTGAAGAAAAAATCGTTGCCCTCAGCCAGAAACCCCATCAAATGCCGGGGATGCAGATTCTGGCCAACGGACAAGAGGGTGTTTCAACGGGCATGGTTTCAGCCCTTACACCCGAAGATGTCATCGTCACCAACCACAGAAGCCACGGCCACCTCCTGGCCAGGGGCCTGGACATGAACCTCCTGATGGCTGAAATCATGGCCAAGGCCACGGGTATCAACGGCGGCAAAGCCGGCACCCTTCACCTTGCCGCACCAGAGGTCAATATCTTGATGACCTCCACGGTGGTTGGTGCAGGATCGCCCCTGGCTCTTGGTGCGGCCTTTGCACAGCAGTACAAACAAGAAAAGGCCATCACCGTGGTTTTCTTCGGAGATGGTGCAGCAGCCGAAGGAAGCGTGCATGAGGCCATGAATCTGGCCGGTATCTGGAAACTGCCACTCTTGTTTGTATGCGAAAACAACTGCTGGGCAGGCGCCCAGCGCCATGAAGAACATTGTGCGACACAACACATTTTCGAACGTGCCAAAGGTTATGGCATGCCCGGCCAGAGCGTGGACGGCAACGATGTGGAGGCTGTTTACTCCCTTGCAATGGAATTTGCTGAGCACTGCCGTTCGGGAAAGGGACCCGCCCTCATGGAGGCCTTGACCTATCGCATGCGGGGCCACGGCGAGCAGGACCACCAGCACTATGTGGACCCAAAAGAACTTGAGGCCTGGGCAGCCAGATGCCCCATCAGCCGCTACCGTACAAAGCTCCTGGACAGGGGTGTGCTTGATGAACAGAAAATTCAGGCCATTGACCAGGATGTTAACACCCGTGTGGCTTTGGCTGAAGCTTTTGGCAATCAAAGTCCCTATCCCGGACCAGACACCCTGCTGACCGGTCTATTTGTTCAACCTTCCAGGGGTTAA